From the genome of Nitrosarchaeum sp., one region includes:
- a CDS encoding tRNA (N(6)-L-threonylcarbamoyladenosine(37)-C(2))-methylthiotransferase — protein MAKIFVEAYGCSASFADSEMISGLIVNGGHTLVKDSSESDLNIVVTCSVKDSTANKMMHRINSLKSKPLVVAGCLPKAEQNTVEKITQKASLLGPNSLGKTLQVIDSTLRGTKQVALEDSDLSKVGLPKVRLNPVIGIIEIASGCMSECTFCQTKLSKGDLKSYRLGDIVRQVETEISEGCKEIWLTSTDNGCYGLDINTDLPTLINAVTEIPEDFMIRVGMMNPMYMPRIKNELIKSFDSDKVYKFLHIPVQSGSNKVLNDMKRGHTVNTVKEVVKKARKRFENFTISTDIIVGFPSETNEDFEKTFELINEIRPDIVNLSKYSARPGTEAAEWDQIEVSEIKRRSKIIFNQINKISLENNQKWIGWRGKVLFDEETSEGIKGRNEAYKSVFVKDKIKIGQTHTVEIIDATTHSILGKIVS, from the coding sequence ATGGCAAAGATTTTCGTAGAAGCATACGGATGTTCTGCTAGTTTTGCAGACTCGGAAATGATTTCAGGATTAATTGTAAACGGAGGTCATACACTAGTCAAAGATTCTTCAGAATCAGATTTGAACATAGTAGTAACATGTTCGGTAAAAGATTCAACTGCAAATAAAATGATGCATCGAATTAATTCTCTGAAATCAAAACCGTTAGTTGTAGCAGGTTGTCTTCCAAAAGCTGAACAAAACACAGTAGAAAAGATCACTCAAAAAGCAAGCTTGCTAGGACCAAACTCATTAGGAAAGACATTACAAGTTATAGATTCGACATTAAGAGGAACAAAACAGGTAGCACTAGAAGATTCTGATTTATCAAAAGTAGGATTACCAAAAGTAAGATTGAATCCAGTAATTGGGATTATTGAAATTGCAAGTGGTTGTATGAGTGAATGTACTTTTTGTCAGACCAAATTATCTAAAGGCGATCTCAAAAGTTACAGATTAGGAGATATCGTCAGACAGGTTGAAACTGAAATAAGTGAAGGATGTAAAGAAATTTGGTTAACTTCTACAGATAATGGATGTTATGGTTTGGATATCAATACCGATTTGCCTACTTTGATAAATGCTGTAACAGAGATTCCAGAGGATTTTATGATAAGAGTAGGTATGATGAACCCAATGTACATGCCAAGAATAAAGAATGAATTGATAAAGTCATTTGATAGTGATAAAGTTTACAAATTTCTACATATCCCTGTACAGAGCGGCAGTAACAAAGTCCTAAACGATATGAAACGAGGCCATACTGTAAACACAGTCAAAGAAGTAGTAAAAAAAGCCAGAAAGCGATTTGAAAACTTTACAATTTCAACTGACATCATAGTAGGATTTCCATCAGAAACAAATGAAGATTTTGAGAAAACATTCGAACTAATTAATGAAATACGCCCAGACATCGTGAATCTTTCAAAGTATAGTGCAAGGCCAGGTACAGAAGCTGCAGAATGGGATCAGATAGAAGTATCAGAAATAAAAAGAAGAAGCAAAATCATCTTCAATCAAATAAATAAAATTTCATTAGAGAATAACCAAAAATGGATCGGTTGGAGAGGCAAAGTTTTGTTTGATGAAGAGACTAGCGAGGGCATTAAAGGAAGAAACGAGGCATACAAATCAGTATTTGTCAAAGATAAAATCAAGATCGGCCAAACTCATACAGTCGAAATAATAGATGCAACTAC
- a CDS encoding aspartate ammonia-lyase: protein MKFRLDEDSLGKVKIPSDAYYGAFTGRAVKQYHVTGNKAHPNLIKSFVMIKRSAAIANMKTKAIDAKRGNAIVSACDKILAGKFTDQFVIDMINSGAGTAFNMNSNEVIANVALEILHKKKGQYQHLHPNDHVNMSQSSNDTYPTAMHVAILINLKDTIPAIDILIKSLTKKAKEFSSFKKIGRTHLMDALPVTLGSEFTAYATSITKARNVIVSSQKELQNIALGGTAVGTGANTPKGYRKIAIAELAKISKLSLVPEKDMQFGLQSKFAVANLSGALRNLALEIGKLANDIRLMASGPVAGLSELGIPAVHAGSSIMPGKVNPSLAECMNMICFNIIGNDTAVSYAAQSGQFELNVMMPGMLKCMLESTDMLKNFLPIFSANLIDGLSANKEKLQSNIENSPVIVTLLTPKIGYLKSAELFKESLKTGKSIRELVTSKKLMDNKEIDALFR from the coding sequence TGAAATTTAGATTAGATGAAGATTCACTAGGCAAAGTCAAAATCCCATCAGACGCATACTATGGGGCATTTACAGGAAGAGCAGTCAAACAATATCACGTAACAGGAAACAAAGCACATCCAAATTTAATAAAATCATTTGTCATGATAAAAAGATCTGCAGCAATTGCAAACATGAAGACAAAAGCAATTGATGCAAAACGTGGAAATGCAATAGTTTCTGCATGTGATAAAATATTGGCTGGAAAATTCACAGACCAATTTGTAATTGATATGATCAATTCAGGTGCTGGAACAGCTTTCAACATGAATTCAAATGAAGTAATTGCAAATGTTGCCTTAGAAATACTACACAAAAAGAAAGGTCAGTATCAACACTTACATCCAAATGATCATGTAAACATGTCACAGTCAAGTAATGATACTTATCCAACTGCAATGCATGTTGCAATTCTAATTAATCTAAAAGATACAATTCCAGCAATTGACATACTAATAAAATCATTAACAAAAAAAGCAAAAGAATTTTCATCATTTAAAAAAATTGGAAGAACACATTTGATGGATGCATTACCAGTAACACTTGGAAGTGAATTCACAGCTTATGCCACATCTATTACTAAAGCACGAAATGTAATTGTTTCATCTCAAAAAGAATTACAAAACATAGCACTAGGAGGAACTGCAGTCGGTACTGGAGCCAATACTCCAAAAGGGTATAGAAAAATTGCAATAGCAGAACTTGCAAAGATTTCAAAATTATCTCTAGTTCCAGAAAAAGATATGCAGTTTGGATTGCAAAGTAAATTTGCAGTAGCAAACCTTTCAGGGGCATTACGTAACTTAGCACTTGAAATTGGCAAACTTGCAAATGACATCAGATTAATGGCTTCAGGTCCAGTTGCAGGTCTTTCAGAATTAGGAATTCCTGCAGTACATGCAGGTTCTTCCATCATGCCAGGCAAAGTAAACCCATCACTAGCAGAATGCATGAACATGATTTGTTTTAACATAATTGGAAATGATACAGCCGTGTCATATGCAGCACAAAGTGGACAGTTTGAACTAAACGTAATGATGCCAGGTATGCTAAAGTGCATGCTTGAATCTACAGACATGTTGAAAAATTTCTTGCCAATATTTTCTGCAAATCTAATTGATGGATTATCTGCAAACAAAGAAAAACTTCAAAGTAATATAGAAAACAGTCCAGTGATCGTAACACTTCTCACACCAAAGATTGGTTATCTAAAATCTGCAGAACTGTTCAAAGAATCCCTAAAAACTGGAAAATCAATTAGAGAATTAGTTACATCAAAGAAACTGATGGACAATAAAGAAATTGATGCATTGTTTAGATAA